CCGGCCACGTCGAGGGAGTCGTCGTAACCGAGCCGGTACTTGAGGCCCACCGCGTAGTGGCAGACCACGCCGCAGATGAGCCCGATCGCGATGGCGCCGAGCGGGCTGACCGCCGCCGCGGCCGGGGTGATGCCCACGAGCCCGGCCACCAGGCCCGAGGCCACGCCCAGAGTGGTGGGGTGCTTGGCACGGACCTGCTCGGTGATCATCCAGGCCAGGGCGCCGCAGAGGCCCGCGACCACGGTGTTGAGCGCGGCCACGGCGGCGGTGTTGCCCGCGGCGACCGCGGAGCCGGCGTTGAAGCCGATCCAGCCGGCGAACAGCATGCCGGCGCCGAGGAAGGTCAGAGGAACGCTGTGTGGCCTGCTGATCGTGGGGAATCCGGCGCGTCGGCCGAGCACGAGCACCAGGGCGAGCGTCGCGACGCCGGCGTTGATGTGGATGGCGGTGCCGCCCGCGAGGTCGATGGCGCCCAGGTTGTTGGCGATCCAGCCACCCGTGACCGAACCGTCGTCGGAGTCGAACGCGAACACCCAGTGGGCCACGGGGAAGAACACCAGCACCGGCCACACGATCGCGAACACCAACCAGGTGGAGAAGCGCATCCGGTCCGCCACGCCGCCGGCAACGAGGGCGACGGTGATCCCCGCGAACAGCAGGAGGAAACCGGCGAACAGTGCCGGCGGCAGGCCCGGGGTCTCGGGCTCGGCCATGATGCCCCTCAGCCCCAGGTACTCGAGCGGGTCGCCGAGAAGTCCGACGCCCCCGATGGAGTTGCCGAAGGTCAGTGAGTAGCCGACCAGGACCCACAGCACGGCCATCACGGCGACCGCGCCGATCGTCATCATCATCATGTTGAGCGTGCTGCGGATGCTGACCATACCGCCGTAGAACAGGGCGAGGCCGGGGACCATGAATGCCACCGCGACCATGGCCGCGAGAACCCAGGCGGTGTCGGCCGCCGCTATGGCTACGTCCATCATTCTCTCTTCTCTCTGAGGCCACCGGGAGCGGGGCGACGTTGGGATCGTGCGTTTCACAGTGTGATCCGGGGTTGCTTTCTGCCAGGTACCGCGACGGTTGCCATTCGGTTACCGCACCGGAGCCGCACAGTGCCGGGGGCGGGTGTTTCGACGAAACCTGCACTACGACAGCCATTCTGGCGAGCTCGAACACGTAACACAGCGGTAACCACAGCGGGGTTTAGTGACAGTACATTTTGATCACCACGCAGAAACCCACGGATCAGGAGACGTCATGACAGTCACCGCAGACCCCTCCGTCGGGGTCGCCGACCGTGCGAACGGCGCGAGCAGGCAGTCGTCGTTCCCGACACTCGACCCCGACCGGGCCCCCGAATCCGCTCCCGGCACCCTCGCCCGGCTGGTCGCGGACTCCGGGACGCGATTCGTCCTGGCCGTGTTCACCAACCTCCGGGGCAAGCCGTGCGCCAAGCTCGTCCCGGCCTCCGCGGTGGATCAGCTGGAGGCCGGCGAGCTCGGGTTCGCCGGGTACGCCGCCGACGCGATCGGTCAACAGCCCAGGGATCCCGACCTCTTGGTGGTCCCCGACCCCCGCTCCTTCACCACCCTCGACTTCGTCAAACCCGGATTGGCCCTGGTGCACTGCGACCCCTGGGTGAGCGGGGAGCCGTGGCGATTCGCGCCGCGCGTCATCCTGGGCCGGATGCTCGCGGACGCGGCGAACGACGGGCTCGAACTCAAGGTAGGCGCGGAGGTCGAGTACTTCCTGGTCCGCAAGAACGCCGACGGGTCCCTGCGCACCGCCGACCCCAAGGACGACGAGTCCCACCCGTGCTACGACGCCCGCGGCGTGACCCGCATGTACGAACACCTGGCCGGTGTCTCCGACGCGATGAACGTGCTGGGTTGGGCGAACTACGCCAACGACCACGAGGACGGCAACGGGCAGTTCGAGCAGAACTTCGCCTACGACGAGGCGATGGTCACCGCCGACCGGGTCATGACACTGCGCTACATCATCTCAATGCTGGCCGAGCAGCGGGACATGATCGCCACCTTCATGCCCAAGCCGTTCACCGACCGCACGGGATCGGGGATGCACCTGCACATGTCCCTGTGGCGCGATGGGGACCCGGTCTTCCCCGCCGCCGGTGACGACCCGTACGGGCTCGGACTCTCGCCCACCGCGTACTCCTTCATCGCCGGAGTCCTCGCCCACGCCTCGGGGATGCACTCGGTCCTGTGCCCCACGATCAACTCCTACAAACGTATCGGGGCGCGCACGACCGCGTCGGGGGCCACCTGGTCGCCGACCGACGCCACTTACGGGGGCAACGACCGGACCCACTACCTGCGCGTCCCCGACGGCAACCGCGTCGAACTCCGCGGCGGCGACGGCTCGGCCAACCCCTACCTGGCCGTGGCGGTGCAACTGGCCGCCGGCCTCGACGGCGTGCGGAAGGACCTCGACCCCGGCCCCCCGGCCACGGTCACGGAGACCACCCACACCCTGCCGCCGACGCTCCTGCACGCCGTGGAGGAGATGTCCCGGGACGAGGTGGTCCGAGCCGCCCTCGACATCGTCGGCGACGGCGTGGCGGAGTACTACGCCGACCTCAAACGCGAGGAGTTCACCTCCTGGCACAACACCGTCACCCAGTGGGAGATCAACGAGTACCTGACCGCGCTGTGAGGCGCGGTGGCGGCTCGTGGGCCGCCAGGCCCGTCGGCCGCCAGCCCCCGACCCCCGACCCCCGACCACGACATCACCAGGAGAACCCCATGTGCGGCATCGTCGGACTCCACCTGCGCGACCCGGACCTCGAACCCCGGCTCGGCGACCTGCTCACCACCATGCTCGGCGAGATGACCGACCGCGGTTCGGACTCGGCGGGAGTCGCCGTCTACGGCAACCCCGACTGGACCCCGGCCGGATCGGCCACCGTCACCGTGTTGGCCGACGGCGTCGACGCGCTGACCCTGTCCTCGCGTGTCGGCACCCACCTGGGGTGCGAGGTGCGTGGTCGTGAGCTGGGCGCGACCGTGCTCCTGTCCGCCGGGACCGGGACCGGCCCCGAGGCCCTGGCCTCCGCTGTGCGCGCCGCCGTCCCGGAGGCCGTCCTGGTGGGGCTGGGAAGCGAGCTCGCCGTCCTCAAGGGCGTCGGCCTGCCGCTGGACCTGGCCGCGGGTTTCGGACTGCCGGGAGCCTCCGGATGGCAGGGTGTCGGGCACACCCGGATGGCCACCGAGTCCGCCGTCACCCCGGCTGGTTCCCACCCCTTCTCCGTGGGCCCGGACCAGTGCATCGTCCACAACGGGTCCTTCTCCAACCACGCCTCGGTGCGGCGCGAACTGGCCCGGCGCGACATCCACTGCGACACCCTCAACGACACCGAGGTCGCCGCCCGGTTCGTGGCGGCGCAGATCGCACTCGGGGCCGGCATCGACCAGGCACTGGCGGAGATGGCCGGCGTCCTCGACGGTTTCTACACGCTGCTGGTGTCCACCGCCGAGGAGTTCGCGGTGTTCCGGGACCCGATCGCCTGCAAGCCGGCCGTGATCGCCGAGACCGACCGCTACGT
This Dietzia psychralcaliphila DNA region includes the following protein-coding sequences:
- a CDS encoding ammonium transporter, whose protein sequence is MDVAIAAADTAWVLAAMVAVAFMVPGLALFYGGMVSIRSTLNMMMMTIGAVAVMAVLWVLVGYSLTFGNSIGGVGLLGDPLEYLGLRGIMAEPETPGLPPALFAGFLLLFAGITVALVAGGVADRMRFSTWLVFAIVWPVLVFFPVAHWVFAFDSDDGSVTGGWIANNLGAIDLAGGTAIHINAGVATLALVLVLGRRAGFPTISRPHSVPLTFLGAGMLFAGWIGFNAGSAVAAGNTAAVAALNTVVAGLCGALAWMITEQVRAKHPTTLGVASGLVAGLVGITPAAAAVSPLGAIAIGLICGVVCHYAVGLKYRLGYDDSLDVAGLHMVAGIIGTLLIGVIADPASPVGEAGLLFGGGFGQLGAQTLATAAVLAYSFTVTLLIALVLDKTMGLRVTEEDELEGLDKAYHREMAYFQDGLEGDGLGTDAVVVAEEEESEAATASPPTSST
- a CDS encoding glutamine amidotransferase → MCGIVGLHLRDPDLEPRLGDLLTTMLGEMTDRGSDSAGVAVYGNPDWTPAGSATVTVLADGVDALTLSSRVGTHLGCEVRGRELGATVLLSAGTGTGPEALASAVRAAVPEAVLVGLGSELAVLKGVGLPLDLAAGFGLPGASGWQGVGHTRMATESAVTPAGSHPFSVGPDQCIVHNGSFSNHASVRRELARRDIHCDTLNDTEVAARFVAAQIALGAGIDQALAEMAGVLDGFYTLLVSTAEEFAVFRDPIACKPAVIAETDRYVAMASEYRAMAHLPGIDEAHLYEPEPGRVYHWHR
- the glnT gene encoding type III glutamate--ammonia ligase, yielding MTVTADPSVGVADRANGASRQSSFPTLDPDRAPESAPGTLARLVADSGTRFVLAVFTNLRGKPCAKLVPASAVDQLEAGELGFAGYAADAIGQQPRDPDLLVVPDPRSFTTLDFVKPGLALVHCDPWVSGEPWRFAPRVILGRMLADAANDGLELKVGAEVEYFLVRKNADGSLRTADPKDDESHPCYDARGVTRMYEHLAGVSDAMNVLGWANYANDHEDGNGQFEQNFAYDEAMVTADRVMTLRYIISMLAEQRDMIATFMPKPFTDRTGSGMHLHMSLWRDGDPVFPAAGDDPYGLGLSPTAYSFIAGVLAHASGMHSVLCPTINSYKRIGARTTASGATWSPTDATYGGNDRTHYLRVPDGNRVELRGGDGSANPYLAVAVQLAAGLDGVRKDLDPGPPATVTETTHTLPPTLLHAVEEMSRDEVVRAALDIVGDGVAEYYADLKREEFTSWHNTVTQWEINEYLTAL